From the genome of Bordetella sp. H567, one region includes:
- the dxs gene encoding 1-deoxy-D-xylulose-5-phosphate synthase, which translates to MTTELLETIDSPADLKRLDRRALKKLADELRAFILASVSRTGGHLSSNLGTVELTLALHYVFDTPHDRLVWDVGHQSYPHKILTGRREGMAHLRQAGGISGFPRRCESEYDAFGTAHSSTSISAALGMAVASRNAGVSRQHIAVIGDGAMSAGMAFEAMNNAGVTPGINLLVILNDNDMSISPPVGALNRYLARLMSGRFYAAAKNVGKAVLQHVPPVLELARRIEEHAKGMVTPATLFEEFGFNYVGPIDGHDLDALVPTLQNLKALQGLQFLHVVTRKGQGYKLAEADPVLYHGPGKFDPEVGIVPAKAPSKLTFTQVFGQWLCDMAEQDERLVGITPAMREGSGLVEFERRFPSRYFDVGIAEQHAVTFAAGLACEQHKPVVAIYSTFMQRGYDQFIHDVALQNLDVTFALDRAGLVGADGATHAGNYDIAFLRCIPNMVVATPSDEAEARLLLTTCYRHAGPASVRYARGGGRGAAVPATLEDVPLGKGIVRRHGGTIAILCFGTLLPAAEKAAEALDATVADMRFVKPLDEALVRELASRHDALVTLEEGAVMGGAGSAVCEALNAAGITLPVLQLGLPDRFIDHGDQQALLSSVGLDAAGIEAAVRARFGELLARPVPKVNHG; encoded by the coding sequence ATGACCACTGAATTACTGGAAACCATCGACAGTCCGGCAGACCTGAAGCGACTGGACCGCAGGGCGCTGAAAAAGCTCGCCGACGAACTGCGCGCCTTCATTCTGGCCTCGGTTTCCCGCACCGGCGGGCATCTGTCGTCCAACCTGGGTACCGTGGAACTCACGCTGGCGCTGCACTACGTGTTCGACACGCCGCACGACCGCCTGGTCTGGGACGTGGGGCACCAGTCCTATCCGCACAAGATCCTGACCGGCCGCCGGGAAGGCATGGCGCATCTGCGGCAGGCCGGTGGTATTTCGGGCTTTCCGCGCCGCTGCGAATCGGAATACGACGCCTTCGGTACCGCGCATTCGTCGACGTCCATTTCGGCGGCGCTGGGCATGGCCGTGGCATCGCGCAACGCCGGCGTATCGCGCCAGCACATCGCCGTGATCGGCGACGGCGCCATGTCGGCGGGCATGGCGTTCGAGGCCATGAACAATGCGGGCGTCACCCCGGGCATCAACCTGCTGGTGATCCTGAACGACAACGACATGTCGATCTCGCCGCCGGTGGGGGCACTGAACCGCTACCTGGCGCGGCTGATGTCCGGCCGTTTCTATGCGGCCGCCAAGAACGTCGGCAAGGCCGTGCTGCAGCACGTGCCGCCGGTGCTGGAACTGGCCCGGCGCATCGAGGAACATGCCAAGGGCATGGTGACCCCGGCCACGCTGTTCGAGGAATTCGGTTTCAACTACGTGGGTCCCATCGACGGCCACGACCTGGACGCGCTGGTGCCCACGCTGCAGAACCTGAAGGCCTTGCAGGGACTGCAATTCCTGCATGTGGTGACGCGCAAGGGGCAGGGCTACAAGCTGGCGGAAGCCGACCCGGTGCTGTACCACGGTCCCGGCAAATTCGACCCGGAAGTCGGCATCGTGCCGGCCAAGGCGCCTTCCAAGCTGACGTTCACGCAAGTCTTCGGCCAGTGGCTGTGCGACATGGCCGAACAGGATGAAAGACTGGTCGGTATTACGCCCGCCATGCGCGAAGGCAGCGGGCTGGTGGAATTCGAACGGCGTTTCCCGTCGCGCTACTTCGATGTCGGCATCGCCGAGCAGCATGCCGTCACGTTTGCCGCCGGCCTGGCCTGCGAGCAGCACAAGCCGGTGGTGGCGATCTATTCGACCTTCATGCAGCGCGGCTACGATCAGTTCATCCACGATGTGGCCCTGCAGAACCTGGACGTGACATTCGCGCTGGACCGCGCCGGCCTGGTGGGCGCGGACGGCGCCACCCATGCGGGCAATTACGATATCGCCTTCCTGCGCTGCATTCCGAATATGGTCGTGGCCACGCCCTCGGATGAAGCCGAGGCGCGTTTGCTGCTGACCACCTGTTATCGCCATGCCGGGCCGGCTTCGGTCCGCTACGCGCGCGGGGGTGGGCGTGGCGCGGCGGTGCCCGCCACGCTCGAAGACGTGCCTTTGGGCAAAGGCATCGTGCGGCGCCATGGCGGCACGATTGCCATCCTGTGTTTCGGCACGCTGCTGCCCGCGGCGGAAAAGGCGGCCGAGGCGCTGGACGCAACGGTGGCCGACATGCGGTTTGTCAAGCCGCTGGACGAAGCGCTCGTGCGCGAACTGGCGTCGCGCCATGATGCCCTGGTGACCCTGGAGGAAGGCGCCGTCATGGGCGGTGCGGGCAGCGCCGTCTGTGAGGCCCTGAATGCCGCGGGTATCACCCTGCCGGTATTGCAGCTGGGCCTGCCGGACCGCTTCATCGACCATGGCGACCAGCAGGCGTTGCTAAGCAGCGTGGGGCTGGACGCAGCCGGTATCGAGGCCGCCGTGCGGGCGCGTTTTGGCGAATTGCTGGCGCGGCCGGTGCCCAAGGTCAACCACGGGTAA
- the rpsF gene encoding 30S ribosomal protein S6, with amino-acid sequence MRHYEVVFIVHPDQSEQVPAMVERYQSLVTGQGGTVHRLEDWGRRQLAYPIQKLVKAHYVCLNIECNQSTLDELEHSFRYNDAVLRHLVIKTKKAQTGASIMMKSVEREEARKASAEAVVPQAAE; translated from the coding sequence ATGCGTCACTACGAAGTGGTGTTTATCGTTCACCCCGACCAGAGCGAGCAGGTGCCCGCCATGGTCGAGCGGTATCAGTCGCTGGTCACGGGCCAGGGCGGTACCGTGCACCGTCTGGAAGACTGGGGCCGCCGTCAACTGGCCTATCCCATCCAGAAGCTGGTCAAGGCTCACTATGTGTGCCTGAACATCGAGTGCAACCAGTCCACCCTGGACGAGCTGGAGCATTCCTTCCGCTACAACGATGCCGTTTTGCGCCACCTGGTCATCAAGACCAAGAAGGCCCAGACTGGCGCGTCGATCATGATGAAGTCGGTCGAGCGCGAAGAAGCCCGCAAGGCATCCGCGGAAGCGGTCGTGCCCCAGGCTGCTGAGTAA
- a CDS encoding TonB-dependent siderophore receptor, translating into MFVSATPRSLRVSTLALAMMACPASPTWAQETQQLPVISVTGEAVETAEGPVPGYVARRSSAGSKTDTPLVETPQSISVVTRQQMDDQAAQTLDQALRYVPAVYSQDNDLRFDQLTIRGFAADSYLDGMKLNRTTWFANPRIDPYFLERIDVLRGPASVLYGQASPGGLVDMVSKRPTAEPLHSIEMGIGNDQRYQLGFDFGGPVDQDGKWLYRVTGLGRDANTQTRHVEEQRIGIAPALTWQPSGDTRLTFLGGYQYDPQGGLFNPVPAYGTVRWNPNGKLRPEDYLGNPDTDRFRRTQYSAGYLLEHRFNDLLQVRQNVRYLHDDVDYYQTSLSSPLTPDRRSAYMWANINREHMSQFTIDNQAQFDFSTGPLRHTVLAGVDYQYLQNDIRRGGQFFSNYPIDLFNPDYAGYPRVPVTVDETTRLAQVGAYLQEQLRWDRWALTLGARKDYASSRDVQDNAMTGANMVSSRTGDHAFTWRGGLTYRFDNGIAPYASYSTSFQPQSGADWNGNPFIPTRGKQYELGIKFQPDAMRSYATVAVFDLRQTNVVTPDPDPSHPQASVQSGEIRSRGLELEAHAELTRELSVIASYAYLDNVVAKANNATQGKHPTGIPKHMASTWADYTIRGGDLNGLGFGAGVRYVGQTYGSADNDLVLPERVLVDAAVHYDTGRWRFALNASNLFNKAYLAYCTNPTVCYWGASRTVLATARYQW; encoded by the coding sequence ATGTTCGTATCCGCCACGCCCCGCTCGCTACGGGTGTCGACGCTTGCACTCGCCATGATGGCCTGCCCGGCCTCTCCCACGTGGGCGCAGGAAACCCAGCAGTTGCCCGTCATCAGCGTGACGGGCGAAGCGGTGGAGACCGCGGAGGGTCCCGTGCCGGGCTATGTGGCCAGGCGCAGCAGCGCTGGCAGCAAGACCGATACGCCGCTGGTCGAGACGCCACAATCGATCTCGGTGGTGACGCGGCAGCAGATGGACGACCAGGCCGCCCAGACGCTGGACCAGGCGCTGCGCTACGTCCCGGCGGTATACAGCCAGGATAACGACCTGCGCTTCGATCAACTGACCATACGGGGCTTCGCCGCGGATTCCTATCTGGACGGCATGAAGCTGAACCGCACGACCTGGTTCGCCAATCCCCGTATCGATCCCTATTTCCTTGAACGCATCGACGTGCTGCGTGGCCCCGCGTCGGTGCTGTATGGGCAGGCCAGTCCCGGCGGCCTGGTGGACATGGTGTCCAAGCGGCCGACCGCCGAGCCGCTGCATTCCATCGAAATGGGCATCGGCAATGACCAGCGGTATCAGCTGGGATTCGATTTTGGCGGCCCGGTGGACCAGGACGGAAAATGGCTTTATCGCGTGACCGGGCTGGGCCGCGATGCCAATACCCAGACCCGCCATGTGGAGGAGCAGCGCATCGGCATCGCGCCGGCGCTGACGTGGCAGCCCAGCGGCGATACGCGGCTGACTTTCCTGGGTGGCTATCAGTACGATCCGCAAGGCGGCCTGTTCAATCCGGTGCCGGCCTATGGCACGGTGCGCTGGAATCCGAACGGCAAGCTGCGCCCCGAGGATTACCTGGGCAACCCCGACACCGACCGTTTCCGCCGCACGCAATACTCCGCCGGCTATCTGCTGGAGCACCGCTTCAATGATCTGCTGCAGGTGCGCCAGAACGTGCGCTACCTGCACGATGATGTCGATTACTACCAGACCTCGTTATCCAGCCCGCTGACGCCGGACCGTCGCAGCGCCTATATGTGGGCCAACATCAATCGCGAACACATGTCGCAGTTCACGATCGACAACCAGGCGCAGTTCGATTTCAGCACCGGCCCGCTGCGGCATACCGTACTGGCCGGGGTGGACTATCAGTATTTGCAGAACGATATCCGGCGCGGCGGGCAGTTCTTTTCGAACTATCCCATCGACCTTTTCAATCCGGATTACGCCGGCTACCCGCGCGTGCCGGTCACGGTGGACGAGACCACGCGGCTGGCGCAGGTGGGCGCCTATCTGCAGGAACAGCTGCGCTGGGACCGCTGGGCGTTGACCTTGGGCGCGCGGAAGGACTATGCCAGCTCGCGCGACGTGCAGGACAACGCCATGACCGGGGCCAACATGGTGTCCAGCCGCACGGGCGACCACGCGTTTACCTGGCGCGGCGGGCTGACCTACCGGTTCGACAACGGCATCGCGCCTTATGCCAGCTATTCGACGTCTTTCCAGCCGCAGAGCGGCGCCGACTGGAATGGCAACCCCTTCATCCCGACGCGCGGCAAGCAGTACGAATTGGGCATCAAGTTCCAGCCGGATGCGATGCGCAGCTATGCCACCGTCGCGGTGTTCGACCTGCGCCAGACGAATGTCGTGACGCCGGACCCGGACCCCAGCCATCCGCAGGCATCGGTGCAGTCGGGGGAGATCCGCTCACGCGGCCTGGAACTGGAGGCCCATGCCGAGCTGACCCGGGAACTCAGTGTGATCGCTTCCTATGCGTATCTGGATAACGTCGTGGCCAAGGCGAATAACGCCACGCAGGGCAAGCATCCCACGGGGATCCCCAAGCACATGGCCTCGACGTGGGCCGACTACACGATACGGGGCGGCGATCTGAACGGGCTGGGGTTTGGCGCCGGGGTGCGGTACGTCGGGCAGACTTATGGGTCCGCAGACAACGACCTGGTGCTGCCCGAGCGCGTCTTGGTGGACGCCGCGGTTCACTACGATACGGGGCGCTGGCGCTTTGCCTTGAATGCCAGCAATTTGTTCAACAAGGCGTATTTGGCGTATTGCACCAACCCCACGGTTTGCTATTGGGGGGCATCGCGGACAGTGTTGGCGACCGCGCGTTATCAATGGTGA
- the priB gene encoding primosomal replication protein N yields MNETALSAQVLEREPLRHTPAGIPVLEMLLEHVSEVIEAGHPRRVELTIQAVLMGDLALMLADIQLGTSLQVQGFLAPVRQGAVKLKLHVQRATRVSAGEDPLVA; encoded by the coding sequence ATGAACGAAACAGCGTTAAGCGCCCAGGTTCTTGAAAGAGAACCGCTGCGGCACACTCCCGCCGGGATTCCCGTGCTGGAGATGCTGCTGGAGCATGTGTCGGAAGTCATCGAGGCCGGTCACCCGCGCCGCGTCGAACTGACGATACAGGCGGTCCTGATGGGCGACCTGGCGCTGATGCTGGCCGATATCCAGCTGGGTACATCGTTGCAGGTGCAAGGCTTCCTGGCCCCTGTTCGCCAGGGGGCGGTCAAGCTGAAGCTGCATGTGCAGCGCGCGACCAGGGTGTCGGCCGGCGAGGATCCGCTGGTGGCCTGA
- the rpsR gene encoding 30S ribosomal protein S18 encodes MAFFGKRKEKRKFTQQNPLFKRRKFCRFTAAGVEEIDYKDLDTLRDFLQENGKIIPARLTGTKAHYQRQLDTAIKRARFLALLPYTDNHN; translated from the coding sequence ATGGCTTTCTTCGGTAAGCGCAAGGAAAAACGCAAGTTCACGCAGCAGAATCCGCTGTTCAAGCGCCGCAAGTTCTGCCGCTTCACCGCGGCCGGCGTGGAAGAGATCGACTACAAGGATCTGGACACCCTGCGCGACTTCCTCCAGGAAAACGGCAAGATCATCCCGGCTCGCCTGACGGGCACGAAGGCGCACTATCAGCGCCAGCTGGACACCGCCATCAAGCGCGCGCGCTTCCTGGCGCTGCTGCCTTACACCGATAACCACAATTAA
- the rplI gene encoding 50S ribosomal protein L9 encodes MEVILLEKVPGKGNLGDKVRVRDGFARNWLIPQKKAQRVTPKVLEAFEARRAELEKVQADKLAVAQGVADRLNGQQVKIQQKAGVDGRLFGSVTSGDIVAALHKAGYESVEKSNIRLPSGPLKAIGEYPVQISLHADVAVEVTVVVEGDIA; translated from the coding sequence ATGGAAGTGATCCTGCTCGAAAAAGTCCCCGGCAAGGGCAATCTGGGCGATAAAGTCCGTGTCCGTGACGGCTTCGCCCGCAACTGGCTGATTCCGCAGAAGAAGGCGCAGCGCGTCACGCCCAAGGTACTGGAAGCGTTCGAAGCGCGTCGCGCCGAACTCGAAAAGGTCCAGGCCGACAAGCTGGCCGTCGCCCAGGGCGTGGCGGATCGCCTGAACGGCCAACAGGTCAAGATCCAGCAGAAGGCCGGCGTCGACGGCCGCCTGTTCGGTTCCGTGACCAGTGGCGACATCGTGGCCGCCTTGCACAAGGCTGGCTACGAGTCGGTGGAAAAGTCGAATATCCGCCTGCCGTCCGGCCCGCTGAAGGCGATCGGCGAATACCCGGTGCAAATCAGCCTGCACGCGGACGTGGCGGTGGAAGTCACCGTCGTGGTCGAGGGCGATATCGCCTGA
- a CDS encoding AraC family transcriptional regulator — translation MDNIWRRRFAPGYQRLKRPVMAYQFDYPHGSREIWHSHEQGQLVHALRGVVRVLTPHGAWTVAPTDAFWIAPGVDHELHMVGRVPLRALRIEPDTALWLWTECRHIAVGPLLRELILAMLEDPPEYAPDSTAALCVPLLLRQLQHAPALEHGKLPLPRDKRLLRVCELLMETPGSVATMDVLGMQVGASMRTLGRLFKRETGLTFGQWRQQLRLAEAICQLSLGTPVASVARELGYATANAFSTMFHRALGAPPQRYIRQAHAGMRGDDDINTAGRR, via the coding sequence ATGGACAACATCTGGAGGCGCCGTTTTGCGCCGGGCTACCAACGGCTTAAACGGCCCGTCATGGCGTACCAGTTCGACTACCCCCACGGCAGCCGCGAGATCTGGCACAGCCACGAGCAAGGCCAACTGGTGCACGCGCTACGCGGCGTGGTGCGCGTGCTCACGCCCCACGGGGCCTGGACGGTGGCGCCCACGGATGCCTTCTGGATCGCGCCCGGCGTGGATCACGAACTGCACATGGTCGGCCGCGTGCCCCTGCGCGCCCTGCGCATCGAACCGGACACGGCGCTCTGGCTATGGACCGAATGCCGCCATATCGCCGTCGGTCCGCTACTGCGCGAGCTGATCCTGGCCATGCTGGAGGACCCGCCGGAGTACGCGCCGGACAGCACGGCGGCGCTGTGCGTTCCCCTGCTGCTGCGCCAGCTGCAGCACGCGCCCGCGCTCGAGCACGGCAAACTGCCGCTGCCCCGCGACAAGCGGCTGCTGAGGGTGTGCGAGCTTTTGATGGAAACGCCCGGCAGCGTCGCCACGATGGACGTTCTGGGCATGCAGGTGGGCGCCAGCATGCGCACGCTGGGCCGCCTGTTCAAGCGGGAAACCGGGCTTACGTTCGGCCAGTGGCGCCAGCAGCTGCGGCTGGCGGAAGCGATATGCCAGCTATCGCTGGGCACGCCGGTGGCCAGCGTCGCACGCGAGCTGGGCTACGCGACGGCAAATGCCTTCAGCACCATGTTCCATCGCGCGCTTGGCGCCCCGCCGCAGCGCTACATCAGGCAGGCGCATGCCGGCATGCGCGGCGACGACGATATCAATACTGCGGGCCGGCGGTAA
- the folE2 gene encoding GTP cyclohydrolase FolE2, with the protein MNSPIDSALIMPDIQSSADTRHIPIQRVGIRGVRHPMLVRAADGSAMATVANWTLTVALPAEEKGTHMSRFVALLEKYRSTPMTPGSFRAMAREMLPLLHAERGDITAAFPYFINKSAPVSGVQSLMDYEIQWVARAAGEKVEFELIVQVPLTSLCPCSKAISEYGAHNQRSHVTVAALIGDEVGVDEIIRLIEDEGSCEVWGLLKRPDEKFVTERAYDNPKFVEDLVRDVAARLSVRAGVARYRVEAENFESIHNHSAYAVVEGEGPARP; encoded by the coding sequence ATGAATTCCCCAATCGATTCCGCCCTCATCATGCCGGACATCCAGAGTTCGGCCGATACGCGGCATATCCCCATCCAGCGCGTGGGGATACGCGGCGTGCGCCATCCCATGCTGGTCCGGGCCGCGGACGGCAGTGCCATGGCAACGGTGGCCAACTGGACCTTGACGGTGGCCCTGCCGGCCGAAGAAAAGGGCACCCATATGTCCCGCTTCGTGGCGCTGTTGGAAAAATACCGCAGTACGCCCATGACGCCGGGGTCCTTTCGTGCCATGGCGCGCGAAATGCTGCCCTTGCTGCATGCCGAGCGCGGCGACATCACGGCGGCCTTCCCGTATTTCATCAACAAGTCGGCGCCCGTCTCCGGCGTGCAAAGCCTGATGGATTACGAAATCCAGTGGGTGGCGCGGGCGGCCGGGGAAAAAGTCGAATTCGAATTGATCGTGCAGGTGCCGCTGACCAGCCTTTGCCCCTGCTCCAAGGCGATTTCCGAATACGGCGCGCACAATCAACGTTCGCATGTCACCGTGGCCGCGCTCATCGGCGACGAGGTCGGCGTGGACGAAATCATCCGATTGATCGAGGACGAAGGTTCCTGCGAGGTGTGGGGCCTGCTCAAGCGGCCCGACGAAAAATTCGTGACCGAGCGCGCCTACGACAATCCGAAGTTCGTCGAGGACCTGGTCCGTGACGTGGCGGCGCGGCTGTCGGTGCGCGCCGGCGTGGCGCGCTACCGCGTCGAGGCCGAAAACTTCGAGTCCATCCACAATCATTCCGCCTACGCGGTCGTGGAAGGCGAAGGCCCGGCGCGCCCCTGA
- a CDS encoding replicative DNA helicase has protein sequence MNASTDTSLDYLRVPPHSIEAEQSVLGGLLLDNAAWDRIADVLVEEDFYRHDHRLIWQHIARLVGLARPADVITVHESLVSAGKADDVGGIAYLNSLAHNTPSAANIRRYAEIVRERATLRKLVSIADEISAAALNPQGKEARQLLDEAESKVFKIAQEGARGSAGFQEIQPLLTQVVERIDELYHRDTDSDVTGVPTGFTDLDKMTSGLQPGDLVIVAGRPSMGKTSFSMNIGEHVAIEQGLPVAVFSMEMGAVQLAMRMLGSVGMLDQHRMRTGKLIAEDWPRVTHAVQMMQDAQVYIDETPALSAMEVRARTRRLARQCGQLGLIIIDYLQLMSGSGGGENRATEISEISRSLKGLAKELNCPLIALSQLNRSLEQRPNKRPVMSDLRESGAIEQDADVILFIYRDEVYNPDSPDKGTAEIIIGKQRNGPIGTVRLTFQGMSTRFLNFTAGPQY, from the coding sequence ATGAACGCCTCCACCGATACCTCGCTCGACTACCTGCGGGTACCGCCGCATTCCATCGAGGCCGAGCAATCCGTGCTGGGCGGTTTGCTGCTGGATAACGCCGCCTGGGACCGCATCGCCGACGTACTGGTCGAAGAAGACTTCTACCGACACGACCACCGGCTGATCTGGCAGCACATCGCCCGCCTGGTGGGTCTGGCGCGGCCGGCCGACGTGATCACGGTGCATGAATCGCTGGTGAGTGCCGGCAAGGCCGACGACGTGGGCGGCATCGCCTACCTGAATTCCCTGGCACACAATACGCCGTCGGCGGCCAACATCCGCCGGTACGCGGAAATCGTGCGCGAGCGGGCCACCTTGCGCAAGCTGGTGTCCATCGCCGACGAGATCTCGGCGGCCGCGCTGAATCCGCAAGGCAAGGAAGCGCGCCAACTGTTGGACGAAGCCGAATCCAAGGTCTTCAAGATCGCCCAGGAAGGCGCGCGCGGTTCGGCCGGTTTCCAGGAGATCCAGCCGCTGCTGACGCAAGTGGTCGAGCGCATCGACGAGCTCTACCACCGCGATACCGATTCCGACGTCACGGGCGTGCCCACGGGATTTACAGACCTGGACAAGATGACCTCCGGCCTGCAGCCGGGGGACCTGGTCATCGTCGCGGGACGCCCGTCCATGGGCAAGACCTCGTTCTCGATGAACATCGGCGAACACGTCGCCATCGAGCAGGGTCTGCCCGTGGCGGTGTTTTCCATGGAAATGGGCGCGGTGCAGCTGGCCATGCGTATGCTCGGTTCCGTGGGCATGCTCGATCAGCACCGCATGCGGACCGGCAAGCTGATCGCCGAGGACTGGCCGCGCGTCACGCACGCGGTGCAGATGATGCAGGACGCGCAGGTCTACATCGATGAAACGCCGGCGCTGAGCGCGATGGAAGTGCGGGCCCGCACGCGGCGGCTGGCGCGCCAGTGCGGGCAGCTGGGCCTGATCATCATCGATTACCTGCAGCTCATGTCGGGCAGCGGCGGCGGCGAAAACCGCGCCACGGAAATCTCCGAGATCAGCCGTTCGCTCAAGGGCCTGGCCAAGGAGCTGAATTGCCCCTTGATCGCACTGTCGCAGTTGAATCGCAGCCTGGAACAACGTCCCAACAAACGGCCCGTCATGAGCGATCTGCGCGAATCCGGCGCCATCGAACAGGACGCGGACGTGATCCTGTTCATTTATCGGGACGAGGTGTACAACCCGGATTCCCCGGACAAGGGAACGGCCGAGATCATCATCGGCAAACAGCGTAACGGCCCGATCGGCACGGTGCGCCTGACCTTCCAGGGCATGAGCACGCGCTTCCTGAACTTTACCGCCGGCCCGCAGTATTGA